The following are encoded in a window of Kitasatospora fiedleri genomic DNA:
- a CDS encoding glutamyl-tRNA reductase — protein sequence MSLLVVGLSHRTAPVGVLERAALTGDSPTRVLHEAAASATVGEAALVNTCNRIELYADVDKFHAGVAELSQLLAGHGGVDLDELTPHLYVHYEDRAVHHLFSVACGLDSMVVGEGQILGQLRDALAKAQEEHTAGRGLNELFQQALRVGKRAHSETGIDRAGQSLVTFGLEQVAAGAGPVAGKRALVVGAGSMSSLAAATLVRAGVTDLLIANRTPARAERLVEILGGAARTLDFAKVPQALADVDLVISCTGAAGTVIDAAEVTAAIAVRRSRAEGRAGVESDERQATDEGGSAGARSVDAGSERPEASRENTAARSAASPLAFLDLAMPRDVDHAVHELDGALLVDLESLSHAHAATPGAGDVDAVATIVADEVTAFGQAQRAARIAPTVVALRAMASEVVRGELARLTSRLPDLDERSSAEISQTVRRVVDKLLHAPTVKVKQLAAEPGGASYAEALRELFDLDPAAVHAVSGTPIGAQAGSSIPPGGIPAAQAALAPPAGATAPPAGATR from the coding sequence ATGAGTCTTCTGGTAGTCGGTCTGAGCCACCGGACCGCGCCGGTCGGCGTGCTGGAGCGCGCGGCGCTCACCGGCGACAGCCCGACCCGGGTGCTGCACGAGGCCGCCGCCTCGGCGACCGTCGGCGAGGCCGCGCTGGTCAACACCTGCAACCGGATCGAGCTGTACGCCGACGTGGACAAGTTCCACGCGGGCGTCGCCGAGCTGTCCCAACTGCTCGCCGGGCACGGCGGCGTCGACCTCGACGAACTCACCCCCCACCTGTACGTGCACTACGAGGACCGGGCCGTCCACCACCTGTTCTCGGTGGCCTGCGGACTGGACTCGATGGTCGTCGGCGAGGGCCAGATCCTCGGCCAGCTGCGCGACGCGCTGGCCAAGGCGCAGGAGGAGCACACCGCGGGCCGCGGCCTGAACGAGCTGTTCCAGCAGGCCCTGCGGGTCGGCAAGCGGGCGCACAGCGAGACCGGCATCGACCGGGCCGGGCAGTCGCTGGTCACCTTCGGCCTGGAGCAGGTCGCCGCCGGGGCCGGCCCGGTGGCCGGCAAGCGCGCCCTGGTGGTCGGCGCGGGCTCGATGAGCTCGCTGGCCGCCGCCACCCTGGTCCGCGCCGGCGTCACCGACCTGCTGATCGCCAACCGCACCCCGGCCCGCGCCGAGCGGCTGGTGGAGATCCTCGGCGGCGCCGCCCGCACCCTGGACTTCGCGAAGGTCCCGCAGGCGCTCGCCGACGTCGACCTGGTGATCTCCTGCACCGGCGCGGCCGGCACCGTCATCGACGCCGCCGAGGTCACCGCCGCCATCGCCGTACGGCGCTCGCGAGCCGAAGGGCGCGCCGGTGTCGAAAGCGACGAGCGACAAGCGACCGACGAAGGAGGAAGTGCCGGAGCGAGGAGCGTCGACGCCGGGTCGGAGCGCCCGGAGGCGAGTCGAGAAAACACGGCCGCCCGCAGTGCCGCCTCCCCGCTGGCCTTCCTCGACCTGGCCATGCCCCGGGACGTCGACCACGCCGTGCACGAGCTGGACGGCGCCCTGCTGGTCGACCTGGAGAGCCTCTCGCACGCGCACGCCGCCACCCCCGGCGCCGGCGACGTGGACGCCGTGGCCACCATCGTCGCGGACGAGGTCACCGCCTTCGGGCAGGCCCAGCGCGCCGCCCGGATCGCCCCCACCGTGGTCGCCCTGCGCGCCATGGCCTCCGAGGTGGTCCGCGGCGAACTCGCCCGCCTCACCTCCCGGCTGCCGGACCTGGACGAGCGCTCCAGCGCGGAGATCTCGCAGACCGTCCGCCGGGTGGTCGACAAACTGCTGCACGCCCCGACCGTCAAGGTCAAGCAGCTCGCCGCCGAACCCGGCGGGGCCTCCTACGCGGAGGCCCTGCGCGAGCTGTTCGACTTGGACCCCGCGGCAGTGCACGCTGTCTCCGGCACCCCGATCGGCGCCCAGGCGGGTTCCTCGATCCCGCCGGGCGGCATCCCCGCCGCCCAGGCCGCCCTCGCCCCGCCCGCCGGAGCGACCGCCCCGCCCGCCGGAGCAACCAGATGA
- a CDS encoding redox-sensing transcriptional repressor Rex, whose amino-acid sequence MGRPSPSSSQTPDQGAARRPSRARGIPEATVARLPLYLRALTALSERSVPTVSSEELAAAAGVNSAKLRKDFSYLGSYGTRGVGYDVEYLVYQISRELGLTQDWPVVIVGIGNLGHALANYGGFASRGFRVAALLDADPHVVGSTAAGLPVRHMDELEEIVATQQVSIGVITTPPGAAQQVCDRLVEAGVTSILNFAPTVLTVPDGVDVRKVDLSIELQILAFHEQRKAGDEPSAGDSVLDRAPGPVRAAAAKLRRAAGGKAEQAKGAPAAKGGPDDDLSAVMPA is encoded by the coding sequence ATCGGCCGACCCTCACCCAGCAGTTCGCAGACGCCCGACCAGGGCGCCGCGCGCAGGCCCTCGCGTGCGCGGGGCATCCCGGAGGCGACCGTGGCCCGCCTCCCGCTCTACCTGCGGGCCCTGACCGCGCTCTCCGAGCGCTCGGTCCCGACCGTCTCCTCCGAGGAGCTGGCCGCCGCCGCCGGGGTGAACTCGGCGAAGCTCCGCAAGGACTTCTCCTACCTGGGCTCCTACGGCACCCGCGGCGTCGGCTACGACGTGGAGTACCTCGTCTACCAGATCTCCCGCGAGCTGGGCCTCACCCAGGACTGGCCGGTCGTCATCGTCGGCATCGGCAACCTGGGCCACGCCCTCGCCAACTACGGCGGTTTCGCCTCCCGCGGGTTCCGGGTGGCCGCCCTGCTGGACGCCGACCCGCACGTGGTCGGCAGCACCGCCGCGGGCCTGCCCGTGCGGCACATGGACGAGCTGGAGGAGATCGTCGCCACCCAGCAGGTCTCCATCGGCGTGATCACCACCCCGCCCGGCGCCGCCCAGCAGGTCTGCGACCGGCTGGTGGAGGCCGGCGTGACCAGCATCCTGAACTTCGCCCCGACCGTGCTGACCGTGCCGGACGGGGTGGACGTGCGCAAGGTCGACCTGTCGATAGAGCTGCAGATCCTCGCCTTCCACGAGCAGCGCAAGGCCGGCGACGAGCCGTCCGCGGGCGACTCGGTGCTCGACCGCGCCCCCGGTCCGGTCCGGGCCGCGGCCGCCAAGCTGCGCCGGGCCGCCGGCGGCAAGGCCGAGCAGGCCAAGGGCGCCCCCGCCGCCAAGGGCGGCCCGGACGACGACCTGTCCGCGGTGATGCCGGCGTGA
- a CDS encoding bifunctional uroporphyrinogen-III C-methyltransferase/uroporphyrinogen-III synthase, producing the protein MTAAGFHPPAGRCTFLGAGPGDPGLLTLRAVDVLGTADVLVADPLTAAAVRTHCPSGVQVLDPADAGRELADLAADAVRAGRHLVRTVDGDPGLDGCAAQEMLRCAQAGVPFEVVPGVAQSVGVPAYAGVPLRGGQGADVRFVDAEALLAGQVVDLGSPETTLVVRTTLGQLPATANSLVAHGRKPDAALSATLSGTTTRQRTFTSTLAAIAADLKAARVLPSPVSAPVDPATSVIAVVGEQVAHRASHSWFETKPLFGWNVLVPRTKEQAHGLSDQLRSYGAVPQEVPTIAVEPPRTPQQMERAIKGLVTGRYEWIAFTSVNAVKAVREKFEEYGLDARAFAGIKVAAVGETTAQALVDFGVKPDLVPSGEQSAAGLLEDWPPYDPVFDPIDRVLLPRADIATETLVAGLVELGWEVDDVTAYRTVRASPPPAETREAIKGGGFDAVLFTSSSTVRNLVGIAGKPHNVTVIACIGPATAKTAEEHGLRVDVMAPAPSASALAQALADFGATRRDAATAAGEPVYRPSERRPGSRRKAR; encoded by the coding sequence ATGACCGCCGCCGGATTCCACCCGCCCGCAGGGCGCTGCACCTTCCTCGGCGCCGGCCCCGGCGACCCCGGACTGCTCACCCTGCGCGCCGTCGACGTGCTCGGCACCGCCGACGTCCTGGTCGCCGACCCGCTGACCGCCGCCGCGGTCCGCACCCACTGCCCGAGCGGCGTCCAGGTCCTCGACCCGGCCGACGCCGGCCGGGAGCTCGCCGACCTGGCCGCCGACGCGGTCCGGGCCGGCCGCCACCTGGTCCGCACCGTCGACGGCGACCCCGGCCTGGACGGCTGCGCCGCCCAGGAGATGCTGCGCTGCGCCCAGGCCGGCGTGCCCTTCGAGGTCGTCCCCGGCGTCGCCCAGTCGGTCGGCGTGCCCGCCTACGCGGGCGTGCCGCTGCGCGGCGGCCAGGGCGCGGACGTCCGCTTCGTGGACGCCGAGGCGCTGCTGGCCGGCCAGGTCGTCGACCTGGGCTCGCCGGAGACCACCCTGGTGGTGCGCACCACCCTGGGCCAGCTGCCCGCCACCGCCAACTCCCTGGTGGCGCACGGCCGCAAGCCCGACGCGGCGCTCTCCGCGACGCTCTCCGGCACCACCACCCGGCAGCGCACCTTCACCTCCACGCTGGCCGCCATCGCCGCCGACCTGAAGGCCGCCCGGGTGCTGCCCTCGCCGGTCTCCGCCCCGGTGGACCCGGCGACCTCGGTGATAGCCGTGGTGGGCGAGCAGGTCGCCCACCGCGCCTCGCACTCGTGGTTCGAGACCAAGCCGCTGTTCGGCTGGAACGTCCTCGTCCCGCGCACCAAGGAGCAGGCCCACGGCCTGTCCGACCAGCTGCGCTCGTACGGCGCGGTGCCGCAGGAGGTGCCGACCATCGCGGTCGAGCCGCCGCGCACCCCGCAGCAGATGGAGCGGGCCATCAAGGGCCTGGTGACCGGCCGCTACGAGTGGATCGCCTTCACCTCGGTCAACGCCGTCAAGGCCGTCCGGGAGAAGTTCGAGGAGTACGGCCTGGACGCCCGGGCGTTCGCCGGGATCAAGGTCGCGGCGGTCGGCGAGACCACCGCCCAGGCGCTGGTCGACTTCGGCGTCAAGCCCGACCTGGTGCCCTCCGGCGAGCAGTCCGCGGCCGGACTGCTGGAGGACTGGCCGCCCTACGATCCGGTGTTCGACCCGATCGACCGGGTGCTGCTGCCGCGCGCCGACATCGCCACCGAGACCCTGGTGGCCGGCCTGGTCGAACTCGGCTGGGAGGTCGACGACGTGACCGCGTACCGCACGGTGCGCGCCTCGCCGCCGCCGGCCGAGACCCGGGAGGCGATCAAGGGCGGCGGCTTCGACGCGGTGCTGTTCACCTCGTCCTCGACCGTCCGGAACCTGGTCGGCATCGCCGGCAAGCCGCACAACGTGACCGTCATCGCCTGCATCGGCCCGGCCACCGCCAAGACGGCGGAGGAGCACGGCCTGCGGGTCGACGTGATGGCCCCGGCCCCGTCCGCGTCCGCGCTCGCCCAGGCGCTGGCCGACTTCGGGGCCACCCGCCGGGACGCCGCCACCGCGGCGGGCGAGCCGGTCTACCGGCCGAGCGAACGCCGCCCCGGCTCGCGCCGCAAGGCGCGCTGA
- a CDS encoding 3'-5' exonuclease → MNGYAVVDVEATGRSPWRHRVVEVAVVQLDAALRTEREFATLLDPAGPVGPTHVHGIAQDDVEGAPKFRQIAPRLLELLAGRVLVGHHVTCDRAFLEREFARIGVALPPVPLLCTMRIARRMLPEAGGFGLSACVEAAGLGWFPAHTALGDARATVELLRHCRRTGCADVRLPAAPAGPAVPWPRLGPAGSARSRAEAPLLRRVAPLGPWPAGVEGPRALIGSAGDE, encoded by the coding sequence ATGAACGGCTATGCCGTCGTCGACGTCGAGGCCACCGGTCGTAGCCCCTGGCGCCACCGGGTGGTCGAGGTCGCCGTGGTGCAGCTGGACGCCGCGCTGCGCACCGAGCGGGAGTTCGCCACCCTGCTCGACCCGGCCGGTCCGGTCGGGCCGACGCACGTGCACGGGATAGCGCAGGACGACGTCGAGGGCGCGCCGAAGTTCCGGCAGATCGCGCCGCGGCTGCTGGAGCTGCTGGCCGGCCGGGTGCTGGTGGGCCACCACGTGACCTGCGACCGGGCGTTCCTGGAGCGCGAGTTCGCCCGGATCGGGGTGGCGCTGCCGCCGGTGCCGCTGCTGTGCACGATGCGCATCGCCCGCCGGATGCTGCCGGAGGCGGGCGGGTTCGGCCTGTCCGCGTGCGTGGAGGCGGCCGGGCTGGGCTGGTTCCCGGCGCACACCGCGCTGGGCGACGCGCGGGCGACGGTCGAGCTGCTGCGGCACTGCCGCCGGACGGGCTGCGCGGACGTCCGGCTGCCGGCCGCCCCCGCCGGGCCCGCGGTGCCGTGGCCGCGGCTGGGTCCGGCCGGCTCGGCGCGCTCCCGGGCGGAGGCCCCGCTGCTGCGCCGGGTGGCGCCGCTGGGCCCGTGGCCGGCCGGGGTGGAGGGCCCGCGGGCGCTGATCGGTTCGGCGGGTGACGAGTGA
- a CDS encoding rodlet layer protein — MIKKALAAAGVAAAGLATIASPAMAIGDADGAATSIQGSGGTNATGTSGNHSPNFHTLDNPNLCLPEVHNIAVAVIGVAVPIEADVLDNKPTQTCVVGQNTVGSGDGGVSHLIG; from the coding sequence ATGATCAAGAAGGCTCTCGCCGCCGCCGGCGTCGCCGCCGCCGGTCTCGCCACGATCGCCTCCCCGGCGATGGCCATCGGCGACGCGGACGGCGCCGCCACCTCCATCCAGGGCAGCGGCGGCACCAACGCCACCGGCACCTCGGGCAACCACAGCCCGAACTTCCACACCCTGGACAACCCGAACCTCTGCCTCCCCGAGGTGCACAACATCGCCGTCGCCGTCATCGGCGTCGCGGTGCCGATCGAGGCCGACGTCCTGGACAACAAGCCGACCCAGACCTGCGTCGTCGGCCAGAACACCGTGGGCAGCGGCGACGGTGGCGTCAGCCACCTGATCGGCTGA
- the hemC gene encoding hydroxymethylbilane synthase, with amino-acid sequence MNGPETVTPLRLGTRRSALAMAQSGMVAEEVAAITGRRVELVEITTYGDVSRESLAQIGGTGVFVSALRDALLEGRIDLAVHSLKDLPTAAPAGLLLAAVPEREDVRDALVARDGLDLAGLVGGSAGRTVRIGTGSPRRMAQLNAWARARGADLETVPIRGNVDTRIGYVASGELDAVVLATAGLNRLGRSAEITEHLDPALMLPAPGQGALAVECVDPTLAAVLARLDHRPTRAAVVAERALLATLEAGCSAPVAALAGWTGTELRLDGVVGTTDGTELLKMSANGPLVPDETAEEQAAALGRALATRLLDTGAADLMGERAR; translated from the coding sequence ATGAATGGTCCAGAGACAGTGACGCCGCTGCGCCTCGGCACCCGCCGCAGCGCCCTCGCCATGGCCCAGTCGGGCATGGTCGCGGAGGAGGTGGCCGCGATCACCGGCCGCCGGGTGGAGCTGGTCGAGATCACCACCTACGGGGACGTCTCCCGCGAGTCGCTGGCCCAGATCGGCGGCACCGGGGTGTTCGTCTCGGCCCTGCGCGACGCCCTGCTGGAGGGCCGGATCGACCTGGCCGTCCACTCGCTCAAGGACCTGCCCACCGCCGCCCCCGCCGGGCTGCTGCTGGCCGCCGTCCCCGAGCGCGAGGACGTCCGGGACGCGCTGGTCGCCCGCGACGGCCTGGACCTGGCCGGGCTGGTCGGCGGGAGCGCCGGCCGCACCGTCCGGATCGGCACCGGCTCCCCGCGCCGGATGGCCCAGCTGAACGCCTGGGCCCGCGCCCGCGGCGCCGACCTGGAGACCGTGCCGATCCGCGGCAACGTCGACACCCGGATCGGCTACGTCGCCTCCGGCGAACTCGACGCCGTGGTGCTGGCCACCGCCGGACTCAACCGGCTCGGCCGCTCCGCCGAGATCACCGAGCACCTCGACCCCGCGCTGATGCTCCCCGCCCCCGGGCAGGGCGCGCTCGCCGTCGAGTGCGTCGACCCGACCCTGGCTGCCGTGCTGGCCCGGCTCGACCACCGCCCCACCCGGGCCGCCGTGGTCGCCGAGCGCGCCCTGCTGGCCACCCTGGAGGCGGGCTGCTCCGCCCCGGTCGCCGCACTGGCCGGCTGGACCGGCACCGAACTGCGCCTGGACGGCGTGGTCGGCACCACCGACGGCACCGAACTGCTCAAGATGTCCGCCAACGGCCCCCTCGTCCCCGACGAGACCGCCGAGGAGCAGGCCGCGGCCCTGGGCCGCGCCCTGGCCACCAGGCTGCTCGACACCGGAGCGGCCGACCTGATGGGGGAGCGCGCCCGATGA
- the hemB gene encoding porphobilinogen synthase, with protein sequence MRRLVAETRLHPAELILPAFVREGITEPKPITSMPGVVQHTRDTLRRAAVEAAEAGIGGLMLFGVPEVQDAVGSEGTNPEGILQLAIRDVVSEVGDQLVVMSDLCLDEYTDHGHCGVLAEDGSVDNDATLERYAEMAVVQADAGVHLVGPSGMMDGQVAVIRRALDAAGHRDTGILAYTAKYASAFFGPFREAVGSSLKGDRKTYQQDPANAREALRELEQDIAEGADLVMVKPAMAYLDILRQVADASPVPVSAYQVSGEYAMVEAAAANGWIDRERTVLETLTSIRRAGAEQILTYWAVEAARMLG encoded by the coding sequence ATGCGCCGCCTGGTCGCCGAGACCCGGCTGCACCCGGCCGAGCTGATCCTCCCGGCGTTCGTCCGCGAGGGCATCACCGAGCCGAAGCCGATCACCTCGATGCCGGGCGTCGTCCAGCACACCCGGGACACCCTGCGCCGGGCCGCCGTCGAGGCCGCCGAGGCCGGGATCGGCGGCCTCATGCTGTTCGGCGTCCCCGAGGTGCAGGACGCGGTCGGCTCCGAGGGCACCAACCCCGAGGGCATCCTCCAGCTGGCCATCCGCGACGTGGTCTCCGAGGTCGGCGACCAGCTGGTCGTGATGTCCGACCTGTGCCTGGACGAGTACACCGACCACGGCCACTGCGGCGTGCTCGCCGAGGACGGCTCGGTCGACAACGACGCCACCCTGGAGCGCTACGCCGAGATGGCCGTGGTCCAGGCCGACGCGGGCGTCCACCTGGTCGGCCCGTCCGGGATGATGGACGGTCAGGTCGCGGTGATCCGCCGGGCGCTGGACGCGGCCGGCCACCGGGACACCGGCATCCTCGCCTACACCGCCAAGTACGCCTCGGCGTTCTTCGGGCCGTTCCGGGAGGCCGTCGGCTCCTCGCTCAAGGGCGACCGCAAGACCTACCAGCAGGACCCGGCCAACGCCCGCGAGGCGCTGCGCGAGCTGGAGCAGGACATCGCCGAGGGCGCCGACCTGGTGATGGTCAAGCCCGCCATGGCCTACCTGGACATCCTGCGCCAGGTCGCCGACGCCTCCCCGGTGCCGGTCTCCGCCTACCAGGTCTCCGGCGAGTACGCGATGGTCGAGGCCGCCGCGGCCAACGGCTGGATCGACCGCGAGCGGACCGTCCTGGAGACCCTCACCTCGATCCGCCGGGCCGGTGCCGAGCAGATCCTCACCTACTGGGCGGTCGAGGCCGCCCGGATGCTGGGCTGA
- a CDS encoding glutaredoxin family protein, with protein sequence MSLLRRARKNPADTTVTLIGKPGCHLCEDARAVILRVTAELGASFEEKDVLQDPALYEQYAEQIPVTLVDGRQHDFWRVDEARLRKALGA encoded by the coding sequence GTGAGCCTGCTGCGACGCGCGAGGAAGAACCCCGCCGACACCACCGTCACCCTGATCGGCAAGCCCGGCTGCCACCTCTGCGAGGACGCCCGCGCGGTGATCCTCAGGGTCACCGCCGAGCTGGGCGCGTCCTTCGAGGAGAAGGACGTCCTCCAGGACCCGGCCCTGTACGAGCAGTACGCCGAGCAGATCCCGGTCACCCTGGTCGACGGCCGCCAGCACGACTTCTGGCGGGTCGACGAGGCCCGGCTCCGCAAGGCGCTGGGCGCCTAG
- a CDS encoding rodlet layer protein, with the protein MLKKTFATVGLAAAALAAVSTPAVAIGNADGSAGSIQGNGGTNATGTWGNHSPNFHFADNPNICLPEIHNIGVAVLGVAVPVEVDALNNQPKQTCVVGQGTLGSGDGGVSHLVG; encoded by the coding sequence ATGCTCAAGAAGACTTTCGCTACCGTCGGCCTGGCCGCCGCAGCGCTGGCCGCGGTGTCCACCCCCGCCGTCGCCATCGGCAACGCGGACGGTTCGGCCGGCTCGATCCAGGGCAACGGCGGCACCAACGCCACCGGCACCTGGGGCAACCACAGCCCGAACTTCCACTTCGCCGACAACCCGAACATCTGCCTCCCGGAGATCCACAACATCGGTGTCGCCGTGCTCGGCGTGGCCGTCCCGGTCGAGGTCGACGCGCTCAACAACCAGCCCAAGCAGACCTGCGTGGTCGGCCAGGGCACCCTCGGCAGCGGCGACGGCGGCGTCTCCCACCTGGTCGGCTGA
- a CDS encoding HAD family hydrolase, with the protein MAALRRLTQSRRSTDDRTALAAEAAADAASAQLAPEPSKAPEAPEGDHTPEPGDVRAAAFFDCDNTILRGAAIFYLGVGLYRRRFFSRRDLARFAWQQAAFRLRGAENPEHIADARDSALGLVAGKRTADLEQICEEIFEPVLAEKVWPGTRALVQMHLDAGQRVWLVTAAPQEVARLIARRLGMTGALGTVAETRDGEYTGRLVGGMLHGPAKAAAVQALARREHLDLARCAAFSDSANDIPMLSLVGHPYVINPDGELRRHARAMGWRVRDFRTGRKAARIGVPAAAGLGVLVGAAAAAVAVHRRQRA; encoded by the coding sequence ATGGCCGCGCTACGAAGGCTCACCCAGTCAAGGCGTTCCACCGACGACCGGACCGCCCTGGCGGCCGAGGCCGCCGCCGACGCCGCCAGCGCCCAGCTGGCGCCGGAGCCGTCGAAGGCCCCCGAGGCGCCGGAGGGCGACCACACGCCGGAGCCCGGGGACGTCCGGGCCGCCGCGTTCTTCGACTGCGACAACACGATCCTGCGCGGCGCGGCGATCTTCTACCTCGGGGTCGGGCTGTACCGGCGGCGCTTCTTCTCCCGCCGCGACCTGGCCCGGTTCGCCTGGCAGCAGGCGGCGTTCCGGCTGCGCGGCGCGGAGAACCCGGAGCACATCGCCGACGCCCGGGACAGCGCGCTCGGCCTGGTGGCCGGCAAGCGCACCGCGGACCTGGAGCAGATCTGCGAGGAGATCTTCGAGCCGGTGCTGGCCGAGAAGGTCTGGCCGGGCACCCGGGCGCTGGTGCAGATGCACCTGGACGCCGGGCAGCGGGTGTGGCTGGTGACCGCCGCGCCGCAGGAGGTGGCCCGGCTGATCGCGCGCCGGCTGGGCATGACCGGCGCGCTCGGCACCGTCGCGGAGACCCGGGACGGCGAGTACACCGGCCGGCTGGTCGGCGGGATGCTGCACGGCCCGGCCAAGGCGGCCGCGGTGCAGGCGCTGGCCCGCCGCGAGCACCTGGACCTGGCGCGCTGCGCGGCGTTCAGCGACTCCGCCAACGACATCCCGATGCTGAGCCTGGTCGGCCACCCGTACGTGATCAACCCGGACGGGGAGCTGCGCCGGCACGCCCGGGCGATGGGCTGGCGGGTGCGGGACTTCCGCACCGGGCGGAAGGCGGCCCGGATCGGCGTCCCGGCGGCGGCCGGGCTGGGCGTGCTGGTGGGGGCGGCCGCGGCGGCGGTCGCGGTGCACCGCCGGCAGCGGGCCTGA